A part of Mesorhizobium japonicum MAFF 303099 genomic DNA contains:
- a CDS encoding DUF5623 domain-containing protein translates to MSKTDIQPSSIEGIKRLAKAISKRDSISHSKALDTASQASGFGNFQHARRSLTACSAEAGSTRQAVYISTFWRDGLTGASGRETIRVFLSTPLDELIKPSQYRYAHKLGRFRRHASDHVVDEYRPDSASAALERACGAARVLQFMDITGLQPSKADVERGAVYSARLPGRDHGSVWYDPVAKHHVGADEPYAASVPSKIAERDAWARQHNWSLARPEWAGMYYPEGCELYLYADTSKGYSLDRLLKALSKAPSPIVPANCDRVAVEGHVPFVTPGERAEAEAKLARNVQRKAPAPRGPKTTVEYRLPLSGQRRRRPKAAMPVDAHARIGTLLKSVLTDTRARAGVYKRVDAVRSELDDWVQCEHDRAAMPDAVFFDLYYGENSIEGKPKAGEQHIENLRLAQSVLMQHYPDCAPLRELIGKIDLAVRSLEKLR, encoded by the coding sequence ATGTCCAAGACAGATATTCAGCCGTCCTCGATTGAGGGCATAAAGCGCCTTGCCAAGGCGATCTCAAAGCGAGATTCGATCTCGCACAGCAAAGCCCTCGACACAGCATCACAAGCATCGGGCTTTGGCAATTTTCAGCATGCACGGCGATCGTTGACCGCATGTTCAGCGGAAGCCGGCTCGACGCGGCAGGCCGTCTACATCTCCACCTTCTGGCGCGATGGCCTAACAGGAGCCTCCGGCCGTGAGACGATCCGGGTATTCTTATCAACGCCACTCGATGAGCTGATCAAGCCATCTCAGTATCGATATGCTCATAAGCTCGGTCGTTTCCGACGTCATGCCTCAGACCATGTGGTCGATGAGTATCGACCGGACTCGGCGAGCGCGGCTCTGGAGCGCGCTTGCGGAGCCGCGAGGGTACTGCAGTTCATGGACATCACCGGCCTGCAGCCATCCAAGGCAGACGTCGAACGCGGAGCGGTATATTCGGCCCGCTTGCCTGGACGTGATCATGGAAGTGTCTGGTACGATCCAGTGGCAAAACATCATGTCGGCGCCGACGAACCTTACGCCGCGAGTGTTCCGTCGAAAATTGCCGAACGGGACGCCTGGGCGCGGCAGCACAACTGGTCGCTTGCAAGGCCGGAATGGGCGGGGATGTACTATCCGGAAGGCTGTGAACTTTATCTGTATGCCGATACGTCGAAGGGATATTCGCTGGATCGGCTCCTCAAGGCGCTTTCCAAGGCTCCTTCACCGATCGTGCCCGCGAATTGTGACAGGGTCGCCGTCGAGGGTCACGTTCCTTTTGTGACTCCGGGAGAGAGGGCTGAGGCCGAGGCGAAGCTCGCGAGAAACGTCCAACGAAAAGCTCCCGCGCCACGCGGTCCCAAAACCACTGTCGAGTACCGGCTGCCGCTCAGCGGTCAGCGCCGCCGGCGTCCGAAGGCGGCAATGCCCGTGGACGCGCATGCCAGGATAGGCACCCTGCTGAAGAGTGTGCTGACCGACACGCGAGCGCGCGCGGGCGTGTACAAGCGCGTTGATGCCGTCCGAAGCGAGCTTGATGACTGGGTTCAATGCGAACACGATCGGGCGGCCATGCCCGATGCGGTATTTTTCGACCTCTACTACGGAGAGAATTCCATTGAAGGAAAGCCAAAAGCTGGCGAACAGCACATCGAGAACCTCCGCCTCGCACAGTCCGTGCTGATGCAGCACTATCCGGATTGTGCGCCGTTGAGAGAGCTCATAGGGAAAATCGATCTTGCTGTCCGATCTCTCGAGAAGCTGCGGTGA
- a CDS encoding TniQ family protein yields MIGDGARAGFAIEIRERYGDVVPSRWPVSVDPQPDELLSSWISRLALANGIAPRSFASVLGLGNGMWSPRLDLHLPRHVAAWLADQTSVPREEIITMTMTGCALIPLLLPLRENAHRSRSTWMQYCPLCLADDEAPYFRRQWRLSSRISCFMHRCSLRDRCPNCHAGVASFDLTELRPQHFCARCRFDLRGAPKTSINAASRRLERAIADICSIEIAKRSPTIKDLVSRLLHAPVVADIRSVKRLTSLSAATRIHCFNALTTQPADWLFSNEDGAIAHRRRAILSEGGHSELIARFTDILEKTQQSQLSKRSPPPNAGLIDLLEAYSRVI; encoded by the coding sequence GTGATAGGTGATGGCGCACGGGCGGGCTTCGCGATCGAGATTCGCGAGCGATACGGCGACGTCGTTCCTAGTCGGTGGCCGGTTTCTGTCGACCCGCAGCCGGACGAGCTGCTGTCGAGCTGGATCAGCCGTCTCGCGCTCGCAAACGGAATCGCACCGCGGTCGTTCGCCAGCGTCCTCGGGCTCGGCAACGGGATGTGGTCGCCGCGCCTCGATCTTCATCTTCCACGCCACGTCGCCGCTTGGCTCGCTGATCAGACGAGTGTTCCGCGTGAAGAAATCATAACGATGACCATGACCGGTTGTGCGTTGATCCCGCTCCTGCTGCCTCTTCGCGAGAACGCGCACCGGAGCCGTTCCACCTGGATGCAGTATTGCCCTCTGTGTCTCGCCGACGACGAAGCACCGTATTTTCGCCGGCAGTGGCGGCTGTCATCTCGGATATCCTGCTTCATGCATCGTTGCAGCCTTCGCGATCGATGTCCCAACTGCCACGCCGGTGTCGCCTCTTTTGACCTAACTGAGCTCCGCCCACAGCATTTCTGCGCGCGATGCCGCTTCGATTTGCGTGGCGCCCCGAAGACCTCCATCAACGCAGCGTCGCGGCGGCTCGAACGTGCCATCGCGGACATCTGCAGCATCGAAATTGCCAAACGCTCGCCCACGATCAAAGATCTGGTGTCGCGCCTGCTGCATGCGCCAGTTGTCGCCGACATTCGCTCGGTAAAGCGCCTGACCAGCCTATCGGCTGCAACGCGCATCCACTGCTTCAACGCGCTTACGACGCAGCCTGCAGACTGGTTGTTCAGCAATGAGGATGGTGCCATCGCGCATCGACGTCGGGCTATTCTGTCTGAGGGCGGCCACTCAGAACTGATCGCTCGATTTACAGATATCCTGGAGAAGACTCAGCAATCGCAATTGTCAAAGCGCTCACCACCCCCGAATGCTGGCCTCATCGATCTGCTTGAGGCGTATTCGCGAGTCATTTGA
- a CDS encoding DUF1403 family protein: protein MTTVPAWLRRAVPDAQGLASKNAEDVALVVGAAIGALDAVVRRQERWSGAWRQRLALSAAAATAKQAGRVEDESALRDAVLLTRPGDFLSVGPAGSMLLAWRRLASTPAEKLLTEASIGAVLDDLGLRRDDDAVSDLADDLRQLPGGIGMVGMLTGAFTAAERYGFARAFGCWLADALLAHRLGWAHAVPLLGAEAGLGTSARPRRSAASSLATGIETDPERAKSLLAAQARAALRAIDLSAELERRAGRLLAVAPKLRAKAADAVVDKLLSDDAIVASEKIAGMSDRGLRRLFDRLVELGAVRELSGRPAFRIYGL from the coding sequence ATGACAACGGTGCCGGCCTGGCTGCGCCGCGCCGTCCCGGATGCACAAGGCCTTGCGAGCAAAAACGCAGAGGATGTGGCGCTCGTTGTCGGCGCTGCCATAGGCGCGCTCGATGCCGTGGTCCGCCGGCAGGAGCGGTGGTCCGGCGCCTGGCGGCAGCGCCTGGCGCTTTCGGCGGCCGCGGCAACGGCGAAGCAGGCCGGCCGCGTCGAGGACGAAAGCGCGCTGCGCGACGCCGTGCTGCTTACACGCCCGGGCGATTTTTTGTCCGTCGGTCCCGCCGGATCGATGCTGTTGGCTTGGCGCCGGCTGGCCAGCACGCCTGCCGAGAAACTGCTGACCGAGGCCAGCATCGGCGCGGTGCTGGATGACCTCGGTCTCCGCCGCGACGACGACGCAGTCAGCGACTTGGCGGACGATCTTCGACAGCTCCCCGGGGGCATCGGAATGGTCGGCATGCTGACCGGCGCGTTCACGGCTGCCGAAAGATATGGCTTCGCACGAGCCTTCGGATGCTGGCTCGCCGACGCCCTGCTGGCGCATCGGCTGGGTTGGGCCCACGCGGTGCCGCTGCTGGGCGCCGAGGCAGGCTTGGGTACAAGCGCCCGCCCGCGTCGATCGGCAGCCAGCTCTCTGGCGACAGGCATTGAGACAGATCCTGAGCGTGCCAAAAGTCTGCTTGCCGCGCAGGCGCGCGCTGCCCTGCGCGCCATTGATCTTTCCGCCGAGCTTGAGCGCCGCGCGGGCCGGCTGCTTGCTGTTGCCCCGAAACTCAGGGCCAAGGCGGCGGACGCTGTTGTCGACAAGCTCCTGTCCGACGACGCGATCGTTGCCTCGGAAAAGATCGCCGGCATGAGTGACCGTGGGCTGCGCCGCCTGTTCGACCGGCTGGTCGAACTCGGCGCCGTGCGCGAGCTGTCCGGCCGTCCGGCCTTCCGTATCTACGGGCTGTGA
- a CDS encoding site-specific integrase, whose protein sequence is MMDRKAEGEHTAGEDKASDDLPDIVDVVMEMGQAPTDPPSPPPQPAYRSQPASSSEPTLGLPAHLERLADHARKYVQAASSANTRRAYAADWKHFAAWCRRQHLDPLPPDPQIVGLYITACASGKGTGDKKPNSVSTIERRLSSLTWNFSQRGQPLDRKDRHIATVLAGIRNSHASPPRQKEAILPEDLIAMLETLDRGALRGLRDRGMLLLGFAGGLRRSEIVGLDCGRDQTEDGRGWIEILDKGILVTLRGKTGWREVEIGRGSSDTTCPVVALQTWLKLARIAHGPLFRRVTGQGKAIGSERLNDQEVARLVKRAALAAGVRGDLSEGERATKFSGHSLRAGLASSAEVDERYVQKQLGHTTAEMTRRYQRRRDRFRVNLTKASGL, encoded by the coding sequence ATGATGGACCGGAAAGCAGAGGGCGAACATACCGCCGGAGAAGACAAGGCCAGCGACGACCTGCCAGATATCGTCGACGTGGTGATGGAAATGGGCCAAGCTCCCACCGATCCCCCCTCCCCTCCTCCGCAGCCGGCGTACCGGTCGCAGCCGGCGTCCAGTTCGGAGCCAACGTTGGGCCTTCCGGCTCATCTGGAACGGCTCGCTGACCACGCGCGAAAATATGTCCAGGCGGCGAGCTCCGCTAACACCCGCCGTGCCTACGCCGCCGACTGGAAGCACTTTGCCGCCTGGTGCAGGCGTCAGCATCTTGACCCCCTGCCACCGGATCCGCAGATCGTCGGCCTTTACATCACCGCCTGCGCGTCCGGTAAGGGAACAGGAGACAAGAAACCGAACTCCGTCTCAACGATCGAGCGACGTCTCTCCTCGCTGACCTGGAATTTTTCGCAGCGTGGCCAGCCGTTGGACAGAAAAGACCGGCATATCGCGACTGTGCTGGCCGGAATTCGCAACAGCCACGCCTCCCCTCCCCGGCAGAAAGAAGCCATTCTCCCCGAGGATCTGATTGCCATGCTCGAAACGCTAGACCGCGGTGCCCTGCGGGGCCTGCGTGACCGCGGCATGCTGCTGTTGGGCTTCGCCGGGGGCCTGCGCCGCTCCGAAATCGTCGGTCTCGACTGCGGCCGTGACCAGACCGAGGACGGTCGCGGCTGGATAGAGATTCTCGACAAAGGGATTTTGGTGACCTTGCGCGGAAAGACCGGTTGGCGTGAGGTCGAGATCGGCCGCGGCTCGTCGGATACTACCTGCCCCGTGGTCGCCCTGCAGACCTGGCTGAAACTCGCCCGCATCGCGCATGGACCGTTGTTTCGGCGTGTCACGGGGCAGGGCAAGGCGATTGGTTCCGAGCGGCTCAACGACCAAGAAGTGGCGCGGCTGGTCAAGCGCGCGGCACTCGCCGCCGGTGTTCGCGGGGATCTTTCCGAAGGCGAGCGTGCGACGAAGTTTTCGGGCCATTCGTTGCGCGCCGGCCTTGCCTCGTCGGCTGAGGTCGACGAGCGCTACGTGCAAAAGCAGCTCGGCCACACCACCGCCGAAATGACCCGGCGCTATCAGCGCCGAAGAGATCGATTCCGCGTCAATCTCACCAAGGCGAGTGGCCTTTAG
- a CDS encoding type II toxin-antitoxin system VapC family toxin translates to MFVDASAIIAIIGDEEDGLALAARLGQAGSVRVSPIVVYEAVAGLARKRACPIEEAEELVTLMLDEIPAQIIEINGAIGQEAIRAFHRFGKGRHKADLNMGDCFAYACARLYGIPLLFKGNDFVHTDIEVA, encoded by the coding sequence ATGTTTGTCGACGCATCGGCCATCATCGCCATCATAGGCGACGAAGAGGATGGCTTGGCGCTTGCTGCGCGCCTTGGTCAGGCCGGGAGTGTCCGCGTCTCGCCGATCGTTGTGTATGAGGCCGTCGCCGGCCTGGCGCGCAAACGTGCCTGCCCGATCGAAGAGGCAGAAGAGCTTGTTACCCTTATGTTGGACGAGATTCCCGCGCAAATCATCGAGATCAATGGCGCGATCGGGCAGGAAGCCATCCGGGCGTTCCATCGGTTCGGTAAGGGCCGGCACAAGGCGGATTTGAATATGGGCGATTGTTTCGCCTACGCCTGTGCCAGGCTGTACGGCATTCCGCTGCTATTCAAGGGCAATGATTTCGTGCACACCGACATCGAGGTGGCATGA
- a CDS encoding type II toxin-antitoxin system VapB family antitoxin, with product MAFSVKDESTDAAVRRLAKLKNMSLTDTIRDAVEQEYQRSRGAIPLPQRLKALAERYRAFPETSAQADKAFFDDLSGE from the coding sequence ATGGCATTTTCCGTCAAGGACGAAAGCACCGATGCGGCGGTCCGCAGACTGGCAAAGCTCAAGAACATGAGCCTTACCGACACGATCCGCGACGCCGTCGAACAGGAGTATCAACGCAGCCGCGGCGCAATCCCCCTGCCCCAGCGGCTGAAGGCGCTTGCCGAGCGTTATCGCGCCTTTCCCGAAACCAGCGCCCAAGCCGACAAGGCCTTTTTCGATGACCTGTCCGGAGAATAG
- a CDS encoding Mu transposase C-terminal domain-containing protein, giving the protein MPNRLHNRKAVPAPSHSDEAWSAARRLARELDRVLDGSGPRRAAINRAAAELRLSTRQVYNLLARYRIDRTVTSLLRKLGGSRKKRLDQGIEAIMATTLREQWLVLEAPPLAPVVTEIRARCEEAGLAAPSYLTVARRIPGLFSPEEIARKRSANPKHLQRLKPRPGYIQAARPLDVCQIDHTPTDINFVEVIDGGGTFIGRAYLTIVTDVATRCILGFCLTLEKPSALSVALCLAHAMCPREAWLAARGIEHGWPMLGRPRSLVTDSAKEFKGHAFQRGCEDHGIRIRYRDRGRVHQGGVVERLLGKLNAVLATQPGSTGRSVANRDQYPAQQRARLSFADLERCVALAVIDHNLQENARTLKVPATEWERQAHDFSRFDDDPVRVLLAFLPGAERRLSPQGISMFAQDYYSPWLGGLVPQRDRLGRLEVRYDPRDISHIYIRDPETREFRSVERRDGMLAPITLWEHEADRLQRRAANARTDVEKVTLRRRIAEIAGGTKPSKAELRNAVRRSHAADAPKPYDAMRPAAPAPADHPARPKRRLPVEDW; this is encoded by the coding sequence TTGCCGAACCGATTGCACAACCGAAAAGCGGTACCCGCCCCGTCGCATTCCGACGAAGCCTGGTCGGCGGCACGTCGTCTCGCTCGCGAGCTCGACAGGGTTCTCGACGGTTCGGGGCCACGACGCGCGGCGATCAACCGGGCTGCGGCCGAGCTGCGCCTCTCGACCCGGCAGGTTTACAATCTGCTCGCGCGCTACCGCATCGATCGGACCGTGACGTCGCTGCTGCGCAAGTTGGGTGGCAGCCGCAAGAAGCGCCTTGATCAAGGCATCGAGGCGATCATGGCGACAACACTACGAGAGCAGTGGCTCGTGCTGGAGGCTCCGCCGCTCGCTCCCGTCGTGACCGAAATCCGGGCTCGCTGCGAGGAGGCCGGCCTGGCCGCCCCGTCCTATCTCACCGTCGCCCGCCGAATACCGGGGCTGTTCAGCCCCGAGGAGATCGCGAGGAAACGGTCCGCCAATCCGAAGCATCTCCAGCGACTCAAACCTCGGCCAGGATACATCCAAGCGGCGCGCCCGCTCGATGTCTGCCAGATTGATCACACGCCTACCGACATCAATTTCGTGGAGGTTATCGACGGCGGCGGAACCTTCATCGGCCGGGCATATCTCACGATCGTCACCGACGTGGCCACCCGCTGCATTCTTGGCTTCTGCCTCACGCTCGAGAAACCGTCGGCGCTGTCGGTCGCACTCTGCCTGGCGCATGCCATGTGTCCAAGGGAGGCATGGTTGGCCGCACGCGGCATCGAGCATGGATGGCCGATGCTCGGTCGACCACGGTCGCTCGTCACCGACTCCGCAAAGGAGTTCAAAGGGCATGCCTTCCAGCGCGGGTGCGAGGACCACGGCATTCGGATCCGCTACCGGGATCGTGGCCGCGTCCACCAGGGCGGAGTGGTCGAAAGGCTGCTCGGGAAGCTCAACGCCGTTCTTGCGACGCAGCCCGGCTCGACGGGCAGATCCGTGGCGAACCGCGACCAATATCCCGCGCAACAGCGAGCCCGTCTCAGCTTCGCGGATCTCGAGCGATGCGTCGCGCTCGCGGTGATCGACCACAACCTTCAGGAAAACGCGAGGACATTGAAGGTGCCGGCCACAGAGTGGGAGCGGCAGGCGCATGATTTCTCCCGCTTTGACGATGATCCTGTGCGTGTCCTGCTGGCCTTCCTGCCCGGCGCAGAGCGACGCCTCTCGCCGCAGGGGATCAGCATGTTCGCGCAGGACTACTACTCGCCGTGGCTGGGCGGCCTGGTTCCGCAGCGAGACCGGCTGGGCAGGCTCGAAGTGCGGTACGACCCTCGCGATATCAGTCACATCTACATCCGGGATCCGGAGACCAGAGAATTTCGATCTGTGGAGCGGCGCGACGGCATGCTTGCTCCGATAACGTTGTGGGAGCACGAGGCCGACCGCCTGCAGCGACGCGCCGCGAACGCGCGCACGGACGTCGAGAAGGTGACGCTGCGCCGCCGGATCGCGGAGATTGCCGGCGGAACGAAGCCGTCGAAGGCGGAACTTCGTAATGCTGTGCGCAGAAGTCATGCCGCAGACGCCCCAAAGCCCTATGACGCGATGCGGCCGGCGGCGCCGGCACCCGCCGATCATCCCGCTCGCCCAAAGCGTCGCCTGCCGGTGGAGGATTGGTAA
- a CDS encoding NAD-dependent epimerase/dehydratase family protein, with the protein MNGRVKILIVGHGVLGGAVLDFLCQSGRPYDLHVGARDLQRASLRVNLSKYTALNLGLSPAIEIVPLDLMNTEATAERLAALRPDIIFNATTLHSWWRITQLPTDAYQQIDRARGGVWTPMHLMLIRRLMKAVREAGVESIVVNASYPDVTNAALAAEGLSPTIGIGNIANAVPGIRLAAAHLLGCELKAVDVQFFAQHYVSYRMPSTGSTDGAPYHLSIYRNGQEVKPQELGHDEIFANVAGRFRRVKGLAGQSVTASSATAILRAFADHLERVVHAPGPLGLVGGYPVRIAPTGISIELPQGLSLDDAVEINSQCQKYDGIEAVESDGTVRFTVESAGILRELLGYDCEAMPLDECEKRAEELAAKYAEYCGRLQSGAIRAA; encoded by the coding sequence GTGAATGGCCGGGTAAAGATACTGATTGTTGGGCATGGCGTACTTGGTGGGGCCGTTCTTGATTTTCTCTGCCAAAGTGGCAGACCCTACGATCTGCACGTTGGAGCACGAGATCTCCAGCGGGCCTCGTTGAGGGTCAACCTCTCAAAGTACACTGCCCTCAACCTCGGGCTCTCTCCTGCCATTGAGATAGTTCCGCTGGATTTGATGAATACAGAGGCGACAGCAGAGCGCCTAGCGGCCCTCCGTCCTGACATAATTTTTAATGCCACGACTTTGCATTCCTGGTGGCGGATAACGCAATTGCCGACCGATGCCTATCAGCAGATCGATCGAGCACGCGGCGGGGTATGGACGCCTATGCATCTAATGCTCATACGACGCCTCATGAAGGCTGTGCGGGAAGCTGGTGTGGAGAGCATCGTCGTAAACGCATCCTACCCTGACGTGACGAATGCCGCGCTTGCGGCCGAGGGTCTCTCGCCGACAATTGGGATCGGTAACATCGCAAACGCCGTGCCGGGCATCCGGTTGGCAGCCGCACATCTTCTGGGTTGCGAATTGAAAGCGGTGGATGTGCAGTTTTTTGCCCAACATTATGTCAGTTATCGTATGCCAAGCACCGGTTCCACGGACGGAGCGCCCTATCACTTGAGCATATATCGGAACGGCCAGGAAGTTAAGCCACAGGAACTGGGGCATGATGAGATCTTCGCGAACGTGGCCGGACGTTTCCGCCGGGTCAAAGGTCTTGCGGGCCAATCCGTCACCGCTTCGTCAGCGACAGCCATTCTACGTGCGTTTGCCGATCACTTGGAACGCGTTGTTCACGCGCCGGGACCACTAGGTCTCGTGGGAGGCTATCCCGTTAGGATTGCTCCAACTGGTATTTCGATCGAACTGCCTCAAGGCTTGTCATTGGACGATGCGGTGGAGATCAATTCACAATGCCAGAAGTACGATGGGATCGAGGCGGTCGAAAGCGACGGTACCGTGCGCTTCACGGTTGAATCGGCAGGAATCCTGCGTGAGTTGCTCGGCTATGATTGCGAAGCAATGCCGCTGGATGAGTGCGAAAAACGCGCCGAGGAGTTGGCAGCTAAATACGCCGAATATTGCGGTCGCCTTCAATCAGGCGCGATTCGCGCCGCCTGA
- a CDS encoding RHE_PE00001 family protein, translating to MARLDERLARSLVREGFIERQHFADAAAALWLEGELVHLEDLVLHDAHMDIRTPTHELTRAHAVLRTRRRILSQKPDWALGRDGFLALTGRGGAMPAAEGQKNREGQEAGASSVEADVREDAEADLLAEEFAEIDAVLARSSRILNGADVPARPPRSDDRPYLIYDLDWNEEERLAEWQAVLSETRKWPLVMRAAILLEAWQDIEVLQHATWLGSLLVAALLRQEGLAAHHLAGLHVGAKTIPRERRRARNRSDRLLASLDAIHDAAAAGLKEHDRLVLAKSQMERRLKQRRASSKLPDLLELVLSRPIVSTGMVQEVLKVSKQGALNLVGELGLREMTGRGRFRAWGIM from the coding sequence TTGGCGCGGCTCGACGAGCGGCTGGCCCGCTCGCTGGTCCGCGAAGGGTTCATCGAACGCCAGCACTTCGCTGACGCGGCCGCAGCACTGTGGCTCGAGGGCGAGCTTGTCCACCTCGAGGACCTCGTTCTGCACGACGCCCACATGGACATCCGCACCCCGACCCATGAACTCACGCGGGCACATGCGGTGCTGCGGACCCGTCGGCGAATTCTGTCGCAAAAGCCGGACTGGGCGCTCGGCCGGGACGGTTTTTTGGCCCTGACCGGCCGGGGTGGCGCCATGCCGGCGGCGGAGGGCCAAAAAAACCGGGAAGGGCAGGAGGCTGGAGCCAGTTCCGTTGAAGCCGATGTTCGGGAGGATGCTGAGGCCGATCTTCTGGCCGAAGAATTTGCCGAGATCGATGCCGTCCTGGCACGCTCATCAAGGATCCTGAACGGCGCCGACGTGCCGGCGAGGCCGCCGCGTTCGGACGATCGGCCATACCTGATCTACGATCTCGACTGGAATGAAGAAGAACGGCTGGCCGAATGGCAGGCCGTGCTCTCCGAGACGCGGAAGTGGCCGTTGGTGATGCGCGCCGCGATCCTCCTCGAGGCCTGGCAAGACATCGAGGTGCTGCAGCATGCCACCTGGCTTGGATCACTGCTCGTAGCAGCGCTGCTGCGGCAAGAGGGCCTTGCCGCGCACCATCTCGCCGGACTTCATGTCGGGGCAAAAACCATTCCGCGGGAGCGGCGGCGGGCGCGCAATCGGAGCGACCGGCTGCTGGCCTCCCTCGATGCCATTCACGACGCAGCCGCGGCTGGCCTGAAGGAGCATGACCGTCTCGTACTGGCGAAAAGCCAGATGGAGCGGCGGCTCAAGCAACGCCGCGCCAGCTCGAAACTGCCTGACCTGCTCGAGCTTGTGCTGTCGCGGCCGATTGTCTCCACCGGCATGGTTCAGGAGGTGCTAAAAGTCTCGAAGCAGGGGGCGCTCAACCTGGTCGGCGAGCTAGGACTGCGCGAGATGACGGGCAGGGGACGGTTTCGGGCGTGGGGGATTATGTAA